The following are encoded together in the Diabrotica undecimpunctata isolate CICGRU chromosome 7, icDiaUnde3, whole genome shotgun sequence genome:
- the LOC140446410 gene encoding uncharacterized protein, giving the protein MKGSRNVYEIEHNPKVNLTVIFTFSAIGNILPPMIIYPHKRLPNDILSAVPNSWGIGLTENGWMDNKNFYEYIGNIFNPYLDRNNITRPAILFVDGHKTHLTVQTSQLCTDLKIILVALYPNARRLLQPADVAAFKPLKTFWNKAVLQFRRDNPQKVLTKVQFAPVLKSAIDRLNSDVIRSGFRACGIFPWNSSALDYSKYLGEEFETENNLDEHNDLPTLIDPNTTISYKQFCEIVGNDKIKELCPNNCKTQSDDYQILKQIFSAFTFVIYVY; this is encoded by the coding sequence ATGAAGGGATCCAGAAACGTCTATGAAATTGAACATAACCCAAAGGTTAACTTAACAGTTATATTCACATTTTCTGCAATAGGCAATATTTTACCTCCTATGATAATTTATCCCCATAAAAGATTGCCAAATGATATACTAAGTGCTGTGCCGAATTCGTGGGGTATTGGTTTAACTGAAAATGGTTGGATGGACAACAAAAACTTTTATgaatatattggaaatatattTAACCCTTATTTAGATCGAAATAATATTACACGTCCGGCGATACTTTTTGTTGATGGGCATAAAACCCATTTAACTGTACAAACAAGTCAACTTTGtacagatttaaaaattattttagtagcGTTATATCCTAATGCCAGGAGATTATTGCAACCAGCGGATGTGGCTGCATTTAAGCCTCTAAAAACTTTTTGGAACAAAGCTGTGCTTCAGTTTAGGAGAGACAACCCCCAAAAAGTGTTAACGAAAGTACAGTTTGCCCCTGTTTTAAAATCTGCTATAGATAGGTTAAATTCAGATGTTATCAGAAGTGGGTTTAGGGCATGCGGTATATTTCCTTGGAATTCTTCTGCTCTTGACTATTCAAAATATCTTGGTGAAGAATTTGAAACTGAAAATAATCTGGATGAGCACAATGATTTACCAACACTTATTGATCCAAATACAACAATTTCTTATAAACAATTTTGTGAAATAGTTGGCAATGACAAAATTAAAGAGCTATGTCCAAATAATTGTAAAACTCAATCTGATGATTACCAAATATTGAAACAAATCTTTTCAGCATTTACCTTTGTTATCTATGTGTACTAA